Proteins from one Malaya genurostris strain Urasoe2022 chromosome 2, Malgen_1.1, whole genome shotgun sequence genomic window:
- the LOC131429312 gene encoding inactive hydroxysteroid dehydrogenase-like protein 1 — MWHVISNNRVTMEFASCSGSNTSTFLSFIGIFALTLWSYDTFKSLFGIVWGFCKQFFNEENFAVRYGQWAVISGGSDGIGRQYARFFARKGLNIVIIALPDEKLERTAEEIELTFRVQVRRIPADFFRGFELNDYLKQELHDLDVGILVNNVGMVHTDPAYFDTNTLKMHQQIINVNINAAVMLSHIILPRMKQNHRGLVINIASMAGQVPMPFFLMYSATKAFVTNFSVALQQELSVFGVECQTVTPCFVATNLTERLSLYAIVRLISADVETFGKFATMTVGKTVRTTGYWVHGLTVTALKFFPTELVTKPLLVLGKTIVERKMKISTH, encoded by the exons ATGTGGCATGTGATCAGTAACAATCGGGTTACGATGGAATTCGCAAGTTGCTCCGGAAGTAACACATCTACATTCCTCTCATTTATTGGGATCTTCGCACTGACGCTGTGGAGCTATGATACCTTCAAATCGTTGTTTGGAATTGTCTGGGGTTTCTGCAAGCAATTTTTCAACGAGGAAAACTTCGCTGTTCGGTATGGACAGTGGGCTG TGATAAGTGGGGGTTCCGATGGGATTGGCCGTCAGTACGCCCGGTTTTTTGCACGGAAAGGGCTCAACATAGTTATAATTGCTCTACCGGACGAAAAACTGGAACGGACAGCTGAGGAAATCGAATTAACCTTTCGTGtgcaagtaagacgtattccgGCTGACTTTTTCAGAGGATTTGAACTAAACGACTATTTAAAACAAGAACTTCACGATCTGGATGTGGGAATACTTG TGAACAACGTAGGAATGGTCCATACGGACCCGGCCTACTTTGACACAAACACGCTGAAGATGCACCAGCAAATAATTAACGTAAATATCAACGCTGCTGTCATGTTGAGCCACATCATATTGCCCCGGATGAAGCAAAATCATCGTGGTTTGGTAATCAACATCGCTTCGATGGCCGGACAGGTTCCGATGCCTTTTTTCCTGATGTATTCTGCGACAAAAGCATTCGTGACAAACTTCAGTGTTGCTTTACAGCAAGAGCTGTCTGTTTTCGGTGTTGAATGCCAAACCGTCACACCGTGCTTTGTGGCCACTAATTTGACGGAACGTTTGTCGCTGTATGCGATTGTTCGATTAATAAGCGCCGATGTGGAGACGTTTGGAAAATTTGCTACTATGACCGTTGGGAAAACGGTTCGCACCACCGGTTACTGGGTGCATGGCTTGACG GTGACGGCTTTGAAGTTCTTTCCTACTGAATTGGTGACAAAACCATTACTTGTGTTAGGAAAAACGATCGTGGAGAGGAAGATGAAAATCTCTacacattaa